Within the Paraburkholderia flagellata genome, the region ATTCCCCGGTCATGCTGGAGAGCCACCATCCTCAGGAGCCTGGAACAAATGCAATTTCTCGACGACTCGTTGCACCCCGAGAATCAGGACAAAGTTGTTATCACAACTGCACCGTACGGACCGGAATGGATGCCCGAAGATTTCCCGGAAGACATTCCGGTGACGATGGAAGAGCAGATCCAGAAGGCTGTCGACTGCTACAACGCTGGCGCGACCGTTCTGCACCTGCATGTGCGTGAACTCGACGGCAAGGGCTCCAAGCGCCTCTCGAAGTTCAATGAGCTTATCGCCGGCGTGCGCGCCGCGGTGCCGGACATGATCATCCAGGTGGGCGGCTCGATCTCGTTCGCGCCGGAAGACGAAGGGCAGGCCGCCAAGTGGCTCTCCGACGATACGCGTCACATGCTCGCCGACCTCGAACCTAAGCCGGACCAGGTCACGGTCGCGATCAACACGACGCAGATGAACATCATGGAGCTGCTTTATCCGGAGTATCTGGAAGGCACGTCGCTCTCCAACCCTGCGTTCATGGCCGCCTACAGCGAAATGACGGTTCCCGCCGGTCCCGCGTGGGTGGAGGAGCATCTGCGCCGCCTGCAGGCTTCGGGCATTCAGCCCCACTTCCAGCTCACCGGCATTCACGCCCTCGAGACGCTCGACCGCCTGGTGCGCAAGGGCGTGTACATGGGGCCGTTGAACCTCACGTGGATTGGCATTGGCGGTGGCTTTGACGGCCCGAACCCGTTCAACTTCGCTAACTTCGTCCACCGTGCGCCGGATGGCTGCACGCTCACCGCCGAGTCGCTGCTCAAGAACGTGCTGCCGTTCAACATGATGGCGATGGCTATGGGCCTGCATCCGCGCTGCGGTATCGAGGACACGATCATCGACCAGCACGGCAAGCGCTTCACGTCCGTGCAGCAGATCGAGCAGTGCGTGCGCGTGGCGCGCGAGCTGGGCCGTGAAATTGCCACGGGCAAGGAAGCACGCGAGATTTACCGCATTGGCGTGCAGTACGAAACGATCGACGAGACGCTCACGGCCAACGGCATGGCGCCGAACCGCAAGCCCGGCGTGAGGAATCTGCCGTTGCGCGCGGCGTGATGGATTGGACACCGATGCGGGCGTGAGCTGGCGTCGGGGCTCCAGAGGTAGTATGCCGCGGCGACACGGGGTGCCAGTCGCGGCCAATTTGTCCAAACGGACAGAGCGGTCACCAAAAAGCTAGACGTGAAGGAGACAAACGATGCTCATGCAGCATGCTGAGCCCACGACGGGTGATGTTTCAGTGGCAAAAGACGACGTGCGCGCCTATGCCTGGGTCGTGTTTGCATTGACGGCCGGGTTGCTGCTTTCCGACTACATGTCGCGGCAGGTCCTGAATGCCGTGTTTCCTCTGCTCAAGAGCACCTGGAGCCTCTCCGACACACGGTTGGGATCGCTGAGCAGCGTGGTCGCACTGATGGTCGGCGTGCTGACCTTTCCGCTGTCGGTCCTCGCCGACCGCTGGGGACGAGTGAAAAGCATCATCCTGATGGCGGCGATGTGGAGTCTTGCGACGCTGGGCTGCGCACTCTCGACGAACTACGGCGAAATGCTGCTCGCACGCGCCTTCGTTGGCATCGGCGAAGCCGCCTACGGCAGCGTCGGGGTCGCGCTGGTTCTGAGCATCTTTCCGGCACGCCTGCGCTCGACCCTCACCGCGTCGTTCATGGCGGGCGGGGCATTTGGCTCCGTTCTGGGCATGGCCATCGGCGGTGCGGTAGCGGCTCATGTCGGTTGGCGCGCGGCCTTCGGCACGATGGCCGGGCTTGGGCTCGCTCTGGTCGTCGTGTATCGCTTCGTTGTCACCGAAAAGCGCCTTGCGCCGATGCAACCGGCCAGCGTGAGCCGCGCGGCGAAAACGCCGGGCGTGCGCACGAGTTTCCGTACCCTGATGAAAGGACTCTTTTCGACGAAGTCGGTCATTTGCGCCTATGTCGGCAGCGGCTGCCATCTGCTGGTTCCCGCAGCGGTCTGGGCGTGGGTGCCGAGTTTTCTGAACCGCTACTACGGCATGGCCACCGCCCAGGCGGCGGCGACAGGTGCGCTCTTTGTTCTCGTCACGGGCGTGGGCATGGTGGTGTGCGGTAACCTGGCCGACCGCGTCAGCAAGAATCGCCCGCAGAATAAGTGGGCAACGGCCATCGCCTATTGCCTGATCTGCTTCACGCTGCTCGCGATCGGCTTTCGCATGCCCGCCGGCACACTGCAACTCGTGGTGATCGGCTGCGGGATGTTCTTCTGCGCAGGGGCGAGCGGCCCTTCGGGCGCAATGGTAGCAAACCTCACGCCGCCGTCGATCCACGCGTCCGCATTTGCCACGCTGACGCTGGCAAACAACCTGCTCGGACTGGCCCCGGCTGCCGTCCTGACGGGTCTGGTCGCAGACCATATTGGCCTCCTCGGCGCATTACAACTCGTGCCGTTTGCGTCCCTGATCGCGGCCACCGCCTTCTTCATCGGCAAGCGCAACTACGGCCGCGATCTGGATCGCGTGAATGCACTACGTGAGCAGGCCGCGTATTGACAGATTGAGCTGATGGGACCTGCGCCGCTGCCCACGTTCGCGGGTCGGGCGCAGTCCTCGGGTCGAGCGCAAGTCTAGAGTAAGCGCTCGATCCGTGGCGGTACGTCGCGCAAGAACGTCGATTCTGCGTATATGCTTGATATATCAACTAGATAATTGATTTCTCGTCGTTTTGTTATTAGACCCCTGCGGTAATTTTTACTTTGGACATTGGGCGCTGCGGCGCGCCATACACGCCCAAACAAACGACTGATCTGGGAAATGCGCCTGGGGCAGGGACGATCTGTTCCGCCGCAGGCGAATTGCATTTTGCATCCGACTAACGGATAGGAGATTGAACATGGCGAAGGCAGTACGCTTTTATGAAACCGGTGGTCCCGAAGTCTTGCGCTACGAAAGCGTCGAAGTGGGCGACCCCGGCCCCGGGCAGGTCCGCCTGCGCCATGAGGCAGTCGGCCTGAATTTCGCCGATACCTACTTCCGCTCCGGCCTGTACCCCGTTCCGCTGCCTGCCGGCATGGGCGTGGAAGCCGCGGGCGTGGTCGAGGCCGTGGGCCCCGAGGTGACCAACGTCGCAGTGGGCGACCGCGTGACCTACACCGGTTTCATCAACACGCTCGGCGCGTACAGCACCGAACGCCTGATCCCGGCGGCGCCCCTCATCAAGCTGCCCGACGCGATTGCGTGCGAAACGGCGGCCGGCATGACCATGCGAGGCCTCACGTCGTCGTACCTCATGCGCCGCATCCACGACTTCAAGGCCGGCGACACGATCCTGCTGCATGCAGCCGCGGGCGGTGTCGGCCTGATCGTCTCGCAGTGGGCGAAGCTGCTGGGCCTCACGGTGATCGGCACGGTGTCGAACGAGGCGAAAGGCGAAGTGGCGCGCGCACATGGTTGCGACCACATCATTTACTACGGCCGCGAAGATGTCGCGAAGCGCGTGCGCGAACTGACGAACGGCGTGGGCGTGAACGTGGTGTTCGACAGCGTGGGCAAGGACACCTTCGAAGCGTCGCTCGACTCGCTCAAGCGCCGCGGCCTGATGGTTTGCGTCGGCACGGCTTCGGGCCCGATTCCGCCGTTCAATCCGCAGATCCTCGCGATGAAGGGCTCGCTCTATCTCACGCGCCCGGCGCTGGCGGACTATATCGCCGACCCCGCGGAAAAGAACGAGCTGGCTTCCGAGCTGTTCGGGCACGTTGCCGCGGGCCGCATCAAGATCGAACTGAACCAGCGTTACGCGCTGGAAGACGCGGTGCAGGCGCACCGCGACCTCGAAGCGCGCAAGACGACGGGGTCGTCGGTCTTCGTCATCTGAGGAGCGCAGCATGAAAGTCGAACAACTGACCTATGCCATCGGCGCGGAACTGACCGGCGTGAATCTCGCCGATGCCGTTCACGACGACGCGCTCTTCGCCGAGATTCGCGCGGCGCTGCTCAAGCACCGTGTGCTGTTCCTGCGCGACCAGAACATCACGCGCACCGAGCACGTGGCGTTCGCGCGCCGCTTCGGCGAGCTGGAGGATCATCCGGTGGCGGGCAGTGACCCGGAGCATCCGGGCCTCGTGCGCATCTACAAGAACCCGGAGCAGCCCAACGACCGTTACGAAAACGCGTGGCACGCGGACGCCACCTGGCGCGAGGCGCCGCAGTTCGGCGCGGTGCTGCGCTGCGTGGAGTGCCCGCCCGTGGGCGGCGACACGATGTGGGCGAACATGGTGCTCGCCTACGAGAAGCTGCCGGAACACGTGAAGGCGCAGATCGACGGCCTGTATGCGCGCCACAGCATCGAGGCGAGCTTTGGTGCGGCCATGCCGATCGAAAAGCGCCATGCCCTGCGGGCGCAGTTTCCTGACGCGGAACACCCGGTGGTGCGCACGCATCCGGAAACCGGCGAGAAGGTGCTGTTCGTGAGCGCGTTTGCGACGCACATCACGAACTATCACACGCCCGATCGTGTGCGCTACGGTCAGGACGCCAACCCGGGCGCGGGCGACCTGCTGCGCTATCTCGTGAGCCAGGCCTATATTCCGGAGTACCAGGTACGCTGGCGCTGGAAGCCGAACAGCATCGCGATCTGGGACAACCGCAGCACCCAGCACTATGCAGTGATGGACTATCCGCCGTGTCACCGCAAGATGGAACGCGCCGGCATTATCGGCGACAAGCCGTACTGAAGCGCGCAGGAGACCAAAACAAATGACGCTTGAAACCACACCGACCATTCTGATGGTCCCGGGGTTGCGCGACCACGTGGCGGAGCACTGGCAGACGCTGCTGGAAAGCCGGCTGCCCAAGGCGGCCTCGGTGCCGCCTCTCGAGCACGACAAACTGAGCTGCGCGGCGCGCGTGGCCGCGCTCGACGCGGCGCTCGCGAAGATCGACGGTCCCGTCATTCTCGTCGCGCACAGCGCGGGCGTGATGATCACGGTGCATTGGGCGCAGCAGCACAGCCGCAAGATTCATGGCGCGCTGCTAGCCGCGCCGGCGGACCTCGAAACGCCGCTGCCGGCGGGTTATCCGGCCTTCGACGCGCTGGCCGAAAACGGCTGGCACCCGATTCCGCGCAAGCCGCTGCCGTTCCCGAGCATCGTGGGCGCGAGCCGCAACGATCCGCTCGCGCAGTTCGAGCGCGTGGAGGCGATGGCCAGGGATTGGGGCAGCAGCCTGGTCGATCTCGGCGAAGTGGGACACCTTAATCCAGCCGCCGGCTTCGGCGAATGGCCGATGGCGGAGAGCCTGATCCGTGAACTTCTCTGACCCGCGCGCGGTGAATGCTGGAAACGACACCGCCAGCAACGAGCATGCGATGACGATCGAGGTTTTTCTCGATTTCATCTGTCCGTGGTGCCTGATCGGCAAACGCAACCTGGAAACGGCCTTGCGCCGCTTCGCGCAATTGCGGCCTGATGTACCGATCCAGGTGCTGTGGCGCTCGCACCAACTGTTGCCCGGCACACCCCCAGAAGGGATGTCATACCAGGCGTTCTATCTCGCCCGGCTCGGAAGTCCCGAGGCAATTGCGACGAGGCGGGCGCAGGTGCGGGCCGCAGCCCATGCTGCGGGCATCACGTTGGCGTTCGAACGCATCGAGGTGCTGCCGAACACGACACTTGCCCACCGCCTTCTTGGCTGTGCGATCGCTCACGGCACCGACGCGCAGCAAGCAACGCTGGTCGAGCGTCTGTTTGGCGCCTACTTCGTTGAGGGTAGGGACATCGGCAATCTGCATGTGCTTGAGGAGATCGGCCTTGAGTGTGGCCTGAATCACGAGGCCATGCTCGACCATTGGACGGACTCCCATGAACGCCGCAGCGGCGGGCTGTCGCCGCAGGCTCAGCATGGCATCAGCGGTGTTCCGACCTTCGTGTTCAACAGGAAATTTGCGCTCTCAGGCGCACACGCTCCCCACGCGCTGCTGGAAGCCTTGATGCAGTCTGCTCCGGCATAAGGAACAACGGAATGTCAAGTTCGATACGGTTGTGCTCGGTCGATGAACTCGGCCCCGGGCTGCGCAAACAAATGACCATTGAGGAGAAATAGGATGCAAGGCTTGATGATGCAGCAACCGCTGCTGGTTGCTTCGCTGCTCAGGCATGCTGAACGCCACCATGGCACACGGGAAATCGTGTCGCGGCGTGTCGAGGGAGATATTCACCGTTACACGTACCGGGACCTGGCGCAACGCGCGCGCCGCATGGCCAACGCCCTGACGGGGCTCGGTGTGAAGCCAGGCGAGCGAGTAGGGACGCTCGCATGGAACGGATACCGGCACATGGAGCTCTATTTCGCCGTCTCGGGTTCCGGGTCCGTGCTGCATACGCTCAACCCGCGGCTGCATGTCGATCAGCTCGCCTATATCATCGAGCACGCCGAAGATCGCGTGGTGTTCTTTGACCTCACGTTCCTGCCGCTCATCGAAAGCGTGGCGGCTAAGGTCAAGAGCCCCAAGGTTTTCATCGCGATGACCGATCGCGCGCACATGCCTCGGGGCCACGGCTTGTCCACGATGCTCATGTGCTACGAAGACCTCGTCGACGGCCACAGTGACGAATTCGAATGGCCGCTGCTGGACGAGAACACAGCGTCGTCGCTGTGCTACACCTCGGGCACGACCGGCAATCCGAAGGGCGTGCTCTATAGTCACCGCTCGACCCTGCTGCACACCTACGCGGCCGCGTTGCCCGACGCTCTGAACTGTTCGGCCCGTGACGCCATTCTTCCTGTCGTGCCGATGTTCCATGTGAACGCGTGGGGCCTGCCGTACATCGCGTGCATGGTCGGCGCGAAGCTCGTGTTCCCGGGACCGGCGCTGGACGGCAAGTCGCTCTATGAGCTTATCGAAGGGGAACACGTCACGCTATCGGCCGGAGTGCCGACGGTCTGGCAGGGCCTGCTTGCACACGTCGAATCGGTGAAGGGTTCATTCTCGACGATGCGCCGCACGATCATCGGCGGCGCACCGTGTCCGACGGCGATGACGACGGCATTCCAGAAGGAGCATCACGTCGAAGTGCTCCATGCGTGGGGCATGACGGAGTTGAGCCCGGTCGGCACGGTCTGCAGTTTCAAGGCGCATCAGGTCGATCTGCCTGATGCGCAGCGTTATGCATTGCAAGCGAAGCAGGGCCGCTCGGTGTTCGGCATCGACATGAAGATCGTCGACGTTGCGGGCAAGGAACTGCCCTGGGACGGCGCGGCCGCTGGCGATCTGCTCGTGCGCGGCCATTGGGTGACGCGTGATTACTTCGGCGGCGATTACAGCTCGCCGCTCCTGGACGGCTGGTTCCCAACCGGTGACGTCGCAAAGATCGATGCCGACGGCTTCATGCAGATTACCGATCGCAGCAAGGACGTGATCAAGTCCGGCGGCGAGTGGATCAGTTCGATCGACATTGAAAACATCGCGAGCCTGCACCCGCAAGTGGCCGTGGCGGTCTGCATTGCGGCGCGCCACCCGAAGTGGGATGAGCGGCCGCTTCTGCTGATCGTGCCCAAGGCCGGCAGCGCGCTGTCCGCAGAGGGACTGCTGGACTTCTTCGATGGGCGCATCGCGAAATGGTGGAAGCCAGACGCGGTGGTGTTCATCGATTCGGTCCCGCTCGGCGCAACCGGCAAGGTGCTCAAACATCAGTTGCGCGATCAGTACGGCAACTACTATCTGTCGGCCTGACGGCCGGCCGGATCACATTACCCAGCAGCAATAACCACAGGAGTATGTAATGACCACGACTACCAAAACGCTCAGCCTGATTCTCTGCACGCTGCTCGCTTCGGCGTCCCTGAACGCGTCGGCCCAATCCGCAGCTAGCGCGCCCAGCGCGACCACCGCGACGGAGTCCAGCGCAGCAGCGCCCGCTACGCCGACCAACACGAAGTTGCGTCGCGCGGTGTATACCGCAATCGCGAAGCACAAGGAAATTCACGGCGGCAGCATCGGTGTCACCGCCAAGAATGGCGCGGTCACGCTGAATGGTTCGGTCACGGACGCCGCGCAAGTCGACAAAGTCGCCGAGATCGCAAAGGGTGTGCCTGGCGTGACCTCGGTGACCAACAAGCTGATTGTCCAGAAGCCCCTGGGCGGGATGTAAGCATGGATGACTCGCCGGAGGTACTGTCGCCTTCCGGCAATCGCACGGGCCGGCGCAGTGGCCGGCCCCGTTTCAACACAATGGCGTACCTGGGCGGGTCGTGCAGTGCTTCGAATGGGTCCGGTATATTAAGGATGACGTACTAAAACGCGGCGATCGGGCCGTATTCGACCCAGTCGCCGCGCCTCGACCGCTCATTGCGCACGCTGCCAGATCACGGGTGAAATAGAAATGACAAAGCCGCCTGGGCGGCGGCTTTGGGTCGGTCAGCGGATCGCGTCGGATCGGGCCAGTGCAGAACTGGCCCGATCCCCGGATATCACTTAGAAAGTATGGCGCAGGCCGATGTTGACGGCCGTGGTGTTCTTGCCCGGAGCGACAGGCGTGCCGTAAATCAGTTCCTGGTTCATCTGTCCGCGGTTGGACACGTAGCCGGCCTGGGCATAAACCAGCGTGCGCTTCGACAGGCTGTAGTCGCCACCGATTGCGTAGGCGGTCGACTGGTTCTGGTTGTTCTTGTTGTCCTTGATGTAGTAGACGCCCGAGGTGAAGTTGAGCGCAGGGGAGTAGCGGTAGCCGAGACCGCCCGTCCACATGTCGAAATCACCCGAGACGACAAACGCCTTCGGCACCCCATTCGGGTTGGCCGGATTGCGCCCGTTGCTGAACGACCCGGAGACCGAGATGCCATGCCACGTGTATTTCGCGCCGAAGTACACGAAGCGGTTGTTGTTCAGGCCGGTTGCAGGAATGCCGTTCGGCAGGTTCGCAGCCGAAGCCGCGTAGGAGAACGGATTGGCGTCGTGCCCGTTGTAGTACACGGCATCCGCGTTCAGACCAAAGCCCGAATACTTGAGCACTGCCGACTCGCGCGTGCCGCCTTGGGGCTGGCCTGCGACGCCGCCGGGCGCGTACTCGAGTGCAGCGGACACACCGTAGAACGACGGCGAATTGTAGACGATCGCATTGTCGTCATACAGCGCGCCAATCTGACCGTTCGTGTTGCTTCCCGTCCAGCCCGACATCGTGTTCATCGTAAGCCAGGCGGTCAGGACGCTGCCGAAATACTGCGCATTGCGCACGTCCGTTTCGGCCATTGCGTAGGCCATCGGCGCGAACTGGCGGCCGAAGTCGATCTTGCCGAACGGTCCCGACACACCGACAGTCGTGACCTGGGTGAAAATCGAGCCGCCACTCGGGGTATCGGACTTGCCTGGCTGGCCGTTCGAGCTGTTAAACGAGCCCTGGAGCTTGAAGTTGGCGGCGTATCCGCCGCCAAGGTCCTCGGAGCCCTTCATGCCGAAGATGCTCGAATAGATGCCACCGTCCTTGAGCTGCACCACATGACCCGCGTTGCCGTTAATTTTTGTGTTCGGCAAAAAGGGGGCCGCTGCGTACGCTGCCGACGTGCTCTGGTAGAGCAAACCAGAGTCCACGGTTCCGTAAAGCGTCACCGATGATTGCGCATGTGATGCGCCTGCGAATGCGAAAAGCGCTGCGGCGCAGGTAATCCTCAACTTCATGTGGTCTCCGACGTAACTAAGTTCAACCCCGAGCAACATTAGATTCTAAAAAGATGATGTTGCAACTGATTGAGGATGATACGCACGACCACACAAAGCTTTCCCCCCATCGGAGGGGGGGCGGGTTTTCCGGAATTTCGCTAGATCATGTCAGCCATCGATCCATATGCTGCGGCGCTTTCAGCCCTATATAGCGATCACCTACTCGCAGCTTGAATTCCGCGGCTTGCTATTTACGTTGTAGCCTGGTGACAAGTTCAGGGGGTGCCGTTAATACAAATGATGGTTGCAATATCATCTATACGATAGTTGGTATTTCAGCGCTTTCGTAAAACTGGAATTCAACCTTTGGACCCCGAATAATATCCACTTTCATAGGGGAAAACGCTGAGTTTGTATGACACCAACCGGTCCATAAGGGCGTCCCTGTGCAGGATGCCTTAGGACTGAACAGAATGGCTACGCCAGGCACAGATCCCGCGAATCGGCTAGTCACGCGCAGGAGCCAATTCAAGCGCTTTCCTGAATCAACCCCATCAGTTGCGCGCGGCGAACGATCTGCTTGCGCGACGTCGCGTCGAGCTTGACGAAGAGATTCTTGAGATGCCACTTCACGGTTTCCTGGCCGACACCCATGGCAAGCGCGATCTCCTTGTTTGTGAGGTGGCGGCTGACCAGTTCGAGCACGGTGCGCTCCTTGGGGGTAAGCGCCGTACTCGGCATGACGCGCGATCTGCCTTCCGGTTCGGCGTCCCGTGAGGCGACCGGGGCTGCGGGCTTGATCGACTGGGCGCGCACGGCCCGCGGCTCGCTGTCGCCGTCACGCTCCCGCAACCAGTCCGCGAACGCGGGATGAAGGGCGAGTGTCGAGAGAGACATCCCGTAGGTGACGGCGAGACCTTTGGCCTCGCGCAGCAGCGCGGAGCCGTCTGCGCCGAGCCGGTCCTGCGCAAACGCGCGCGCGGCCATTAACTCGGCGCCCACGCCACCGAGTTTCATCGAATCGGTCCACTCCTGCGCGAGGGCCAATGCCGCTTCGGCACCTCGCCAGTCCTGCGCAGCGAAGGCGACAAATGCCCGCGCGATGTGCTGGTGCATGAGCAGCGCGCCGCGCTTGAGCGGCGCATCTTCGGTGGCGTGTCCAGCGACGATATCGTCCAGACGGCTGGCAAGCGTGTGGCAACTCGCCGAACGGAAACGGCCGCTGTGCAGCCTGATCTGTTCGGCTAGACTGACCACGCATAGCCTCGGCATACGACGTGCGGTTCCGATGGCGCCGAGCGTCTCAAGCAGGTCAAAGGCTCGGTGCTCGGCGCCGCAAGCCGCCGCGACCCGGGCGGCAGTGCGGTAGGCAAAGATCACCGCATCTGGCGTCCCGCTGCGCTCAATGACGTCCAGCCGGTTAGCGAGCAACGCTGCCGCTTCGTTGAGATCGCCCTGTTTGTGCCGGGTTGCGGCGAGGAGGGCGGCGAGCATGCAGGAAAACGGGTGTCTGCGCCCCAGGTCGTCGTCCGCCTGCGCGAGGGCCGGACGCAATGCGCGCTCGGCGAGCAGCACCTGCCCCTCAAGGAGGTAGCTGAAACCCGTAAGGCACGCGCGCCAACGAACCACGTAGCGGTTGGCCGCACTGGCGTCCCCGCGGGGTGCGTGCCGGCCGAACTGGCGCGCCGCCGCATAATCGCCCGCCATGATGGCTCGTATGAATAGGCGGTTGGCGTGTACCTGCTGCAGCCAGGGGTCACTAACAGGCGGTGTGTTCCCCCAGCGTTCGAGCAGACGCGCCGCCCGGTCAGGCTCATCGGCGAAATAGGCGGCCGCACTCAGAATGAGGTCGATCTCAAAGCGCATCGCCTCATCGGGCTCTGTGCTGCGCAGGATCGCCTGCGCCTGCGACTCGGCCTGTTGCTGCCGGTCACTGAGCGCGAGCGCCCATGCCATCGCGAGCCGTAGACGCGGATGTCGTTCCAGGACCGCCTCAGGCAACCATTCGAGCCACTCGAGCACGGTAACGACGTGGCCCTGCGTGACGGCCTCGTGCAGCGACCGTTGTGCCAGCACATACGCGGTCTCCTCCTCCCCGCACGCGAGCGCGTGGCGTGCGGCGGCTTCGGGCATGCCGTTGTCCGCCAGCCACAGCATCGCGCGGCGGTGCAATTCTTCCCGTGTGGAGGGTGGCAGGGCAGCCAGCCGCGCGCGCAGCGCGTCGCGCGCCATCGCATGCATGCGGAACCATTGATCACGCCCCTGCGCGCCGACAAAGAGCGGTGTTTCCTGGGCAAGCCGCAGGAGCCGCTCGCGCGCATCCTGTGCCCCGGTGATGGCCGCGCACAGATCGTCGCGCTGAAGTTCGACGATCGATATGCGGGTGAGGAACTCTGCGTCCTCGCTGCTGAGTCTCTCGAGCAGAGCCGTGACGAACTGTTCACGAATGCCGGCCGTGCTGCTGGCGAAGGCGTCGATGCTCGCGACGGGATCATCGGCGTCCGCGATGGCGGCGAGGGTGAGTTGCAGGCCGAGCGGCCAGCCTTCTGCGATGTCGTGCAGTCTGGCGCTCGCTTCGGCATCGACAACGGCGTCCAGCCGGCCGCCGATCAGCGCGATGGTTTCGTCCAGACGAAAGCGAAGTGCAACGGCGTCCACCGTCACGCACCGGCCAAAGGCACTCAGGCGCCGGATCACCTTGTCGAATCCGGCTCGCGCGGCAATCACCACGCGCAGGTTGGGCGGCAGGTTTTCGAGCAGGTAGACAAGCGCGTCGAAGCTCGCTTGCGGCAGCTTTTCGGCTTCATCCAGTATCAGGACGGTATCGAGCGCGGTGCGGGCGACTTCCGCCAGCCATGCGGTGATCCCCTCCAATGGCGAATCCGGGAGCGCGCCGCCCTCGAGCAGGCGCTTGCCGAATGCGACCTTGCCGGACGCCGCGCGCACGGCAAGCGTGAGGCCTCCGAGCAGGCGCAGAGGGTCGTCGTGCCCGTCCAGCGAGAGCCAGGCGACCGCACTACCGTGTCTCAGGTATTCCTGTCGCCACTGGATCAGGAGGGACGTCTTCCCAAAGCCCGGTGGTGCATGCACAACGGTCACGGCGCGATTGCGGAACTGCTCGTTGTCCGACCCCAGACGGCTGCGAGCTAGCATGTCCCTCGGCGCACGCGGCGGGATGATCTTGAGCGTCGCTTCCGGACTCGTGACGGATAGTTGCTTTGTCATCAGATTGGGGCGAAGAACTGCGCTGCGAACATGCCGATTGAAACGGGGGTCGGGCAGGGTTGAATCAATTATAGCGGACCCATTCCGCTTCCAAACCAGCCTCCCCCCCTTTCGATGGGGGGAGATTCCCAGCACGGATTTCCCTACCATTGCGGGCAATCCAGCAACTCAGAATCACATGTTTCGACATCTCGGAATATTCATTGAGCCGAGCGAACCTTGCTCGGATGCGGCTATTCAGGTGCTCGAATTTGCCCTCGAAAATAGTACCCGGATCAGTCTCTGGTACGCACAGAGGTGGCCGGATGATCCCCACGCCCAGACGCATTGCGAGTTCGTGGCGCGCGAAGCACTCGCGCGTACTGAGGCTGCTGCACTGGCGATGGGGATCCCGTGCAGGGCCGCGGCGCTCTTTTCGTCGCAACCTGCACAGGAAGTGTTGAACGCGGTGAACCATTACGGGTGCGACGCGATCGTCATGGTGCGGGGCGAGGCGGCGGCACCCGGGTCGCAGTTGTTCGAATTGCCCTCGCTCGCTACGGTTCCCGTGCTGACGTTTGGTATCGGTTGTACACCACCCGCCATTCAGGCCCTTGAACTGCTGCGCACCGAGTACCGGCGACACGCTGTCCTGTTGCGCCAGTGGCTGTGCCTGCTGAGTGACCGGAACGTGTCGGATGGGTCGACCCTCCGCGCGCATTGCGTGGGTCTGCGGGCGGTCATCGAGCAGATCCGCAGCACCTTGCATCCCTTGCAGCGTTGCAAGGAACTCACTCTCTATGGCCGACTCCGGCGGCGTGTCGAAAGCGTGCGCGCCGAAATCGACGAAGTCCTGCTGCTGGGTCAGCGCGCTCACGAACTGCTCGGCGAGTTCGAGTCGATGGTGTCGCGACAGGCGGGAGACGTCGAGGCGGCGG harbors:
- a CDS encoding BON domain-containing protein, with the protein product MTTTTKTLSLILCTLLASASLNASAQSAASAPSATTATESSAAAPATPTNTKLRRAVYTAIAKHKEIHGGSIGVTAKNGAVTLNGSVTDAAQVDKVAEIAKGVPGVTSVTNKLIVQKPLGGM
- a CDS encoding 3-(methylthio)propionyl-CoA ligase, whose translation is MQGLMMQQPLLVASLLRHAERHHGTREIVSRRVEGDIHRYTYRDLAQRARRMANALTGLGVKPGERVGTLAWNGYRHMELYFAVSGSGSVLHTLNPRLHVDQLAYIIEHAEDRVVFFDLTFLPLIESVAAKVKSPKVFIAMTDRAHMPRGHGLSTMLMCYEDLVDGHSDEFEWPLLDENTASSLCYTSGTTGNPKGVLYSHRSTLLHTYAAALPDALNCSARDAILPVVPMFHVNAWGLPYIACMVGAKLVFPGPALDGKSLYELIEGEHVTLSAGVPTVWQGLLAHVESVKGSFSTMRRTIIGGAPCPTAMTTAFQKEHHVEVLHAWGMTELSPVGTVCSFKAHQVDLPDAQRYALQAKQGRSVFGIDMKIVDVAGKELPWDGAAAGDLLVRGHWVTRDYFGGDYSSPLLDGWFPTGDVAKIDADGFMQITDRSKDVIKSGGEWISSIDIENIASLHPQVAVAVCIAARHPKWDERPLLLIVPKAGSALSAEGLLDFFDGRIAKWWKPDAVVFIDSVPLGATGKVLKHQLRDQYGNYYLSA
- a CDS encoding porin, whose product is MKLRITCAAALFAFAGASHAQSSVTLYGTVDSGLLYQSTSAAYAAAPFLPNTKINGNAGHVVQLKDGGIYSSIFGMKGSEDLGGGYAANFKLQGSFNSSNGQPGKSDTPSGGSIFTQVTTVGVSGPFGKIDFGRQFAPMAYAMAETDVRNAQYFGSVLTAWLTMNTMSGWTGSNTNGQIGALYDDNAIVYNSPSFYGVSAALEYAPGGVAGQPQGGTRESAVLKYSGFGLNADAVYYNGHDANPFSYAASAANLPNGIPATGLNNNRFVYFGAKYTWHGISVSGSFSNGRNPANPNGVPKAFVVSGDFDMWTGGLGYRYSPALNFTSGVYYIKDNKNNQNQSTAYAIGGDYSLSKRTLVYAQAGYVSNRGQMNQELIYGTPVAPGKNTTAVNIGLRHTF
- a CDS encoding LuxR C-terminal-related transcriptional regulator — encoded protein: MLARSRLGSDNEQFRNRAVTVVHAPPGFGKTSLLIQWRQEYLRHGSAVAWLSLDGHDDPLRLLGGLTLAVRAASGKVAFGKRLLEGGALPDSPLEGITAWLAEVARTALDTVLILDEAEKLPQASFDALVYLLENLPPNLRVVIAARAGFDKVIRRLSAFGRCVTVDAVALRFRLDETIALIGGRLDAVVDAEASARLHDIAEGWPLGLQLTLAAIADADDPVASIDAFASSTAGIREQFVTALLERLSSEDAEFLTRISIVELQRDDLCAAITGAQDARERLLRLAQETPLFVGAQGRDQWFRMHAMARDALRARLAALPPSTREELHRRAMLWLADNGMPEAAARHALACGEEETAYVLAQRSLHEAVTQGHVVTVLEWLEWLPEAVLERHPRLRLAMAWALALSDRQQQAESQAQAILRSTEPDEAMRFEIDLILSAAAYFADEPDRAARLLERWGNTPPVSDPWLQQVHANRLFIRAIMAGDYAAARQFGRHAPRGDASAANRYVVRWRACLTGFSYLLEGQVLLAERALRPALAQADDDLGRRHPFSCMLAALLAATRHKQGDLNEAAALLANRLDVIERSGTPDAVIFAYRTAARVAAACGAEHRAFDLLETLGAIGTARRMPRLCVVSLAEQIRLHSGRFRSASCHTLASRLDDIVAGHATEDAPLKRGALLMHQHIARAFVAFAAQDWRGAEAALALAQEWTDSMKLGGVGAELMAARAFAQDRLGADGSALLREAKGLAVTYGMSLSTLALHPAFADWLRERDGDSEPRAVRAQSIKPAAPVASRDAEPEGRSRVMPSTALTPKERTVLELVSRHLTNKEIALAMGVGQETVKWHLKNLFVKLDATSRKQIVRRAQLMGLIQESA